A region of the Amycolatopsis sp. cg13 genome:
CGTCATCGACGAAGTGGTTGGCGTGCCCGATGTTTTGCGTACGTCGACTTCGATCGCGTTGTCGACACCAGTGCCGCCGCGAGTGCGGCCGTTGCTCGAACGAACGGCTAGGACACGTACGTGAGATAGCGCTTCGCGGAGCGCTGTACGACGTTATGAGCGTCCGTACGCACAACGGCGTCCCACCACGCACCGTAGAGCGCGTCGAATGCGTACGGCTCCAACAGTTCCGCGGCGTGCCGTACGACGCTCGGCCGCTCCGGGATGAGGTTCGGGTAGCTGTACATGAAAGCGACGTGCGTACGGTCCGGGATGACCTGCACGATGTCGCCGGTCAGCAGCGCGCCGCGGCCTTCCTCGCCGGCCGGCCAGTGCATGACGGTGCCGCCGGGGAAGTGCACGCCGAGGTTGATCAGCTGGAGATCCGGCGAGACGTCGAGCGTCGTGCCGGTCCACAGCTGGATCGACGGGTCCGGACGGCCGATCCACTGCTGGTCGTTCTCGTGCAGGTAGACCGGGACGTCGAAGGCGTGCGCCCATTCGACCATCGTCGTGTAGTAGTGCGGATGGCTGATCGCGATGCCGGTGATTCCGCCGAGTTCGGTGATCTTGCCGATCAGCTCGTCGTCGAGGTAAGCGGAACAGTCCCAGAGGAAGTTGCCGCTCTCCGCGCGGACCAGCAGCGCGCGCTGGCCGATCGCGAACCGGGGATCCGAGCCGACGCCGATGAGACCCGGCCCCTGCTCCTCGACGCGCGGTTTGAGGTCGGCGTCCGCGCGGAGCGCCGCCAGATCAGTCCACTGCTGCCCGCCCGGCGGGACGTATTGGCGCTCGTCCTCGCAGATCGGGCAGTCCGCGCGCGGGGCGGCGTATTGCGTCCCGCAGGTCAGGCAGAGCGGTCGGGTGTTCATCGGTGTCCTCCAGTGGTTTTGCTGAAAGACACGCTAGACCGCCGAACGCGCGCCGGGCCACGGAAATCCGGGCGGGCGCGCGTTCGGCGGAAACGAGTCAGGACTCGCTGTAGGGCACCGCCTTGACCAGGGTGACCTTCATGGTCTTGCCGTTCGGCAGCTCGTACTCGCGGGACTCGCCCTCCTTGGCGCCGAGCAGCGCCTTGCCGAGCGGCGATTCGGGGGAGTACACGTCGAGCGCGCCCTCGGCGCCCTCCTCGCGGGTGGCGAGCAGGAACTTCTCCTCCTCGTCGTCCCCGTCGTACTTGACGGTGAGCACCTTGCCGGGGCCGGCCGTGCCGTCGTCGTCCGGAGCCTCGCCGACCTTCGCGTTGCGCAGGAGTTCCTGCAGGTGCCGGATCCGGGCTTCGGCCTGGCCCTGCTCTTCGCGGGCCGCGTGATAGCCGCCGTTCTCCTTGAGGTCGCCCTCTTCGCGGCTGTCGTTGATGCGGGCGGCGATGACCGGACGATTCTCGATCATTTCGTCGAGCTCGTGCTTGAGCCTGTCGTAGGCATCCTGGGTCAGCCAGGTCACCTTGGTGTCGCTCACGGTCACCATCTCCTCGTAGGGCCTGCCAGGCTTGGGTGTACAAGCCGGCCACCGCGTACGCACGCGGCTGAGATAAAGGAAAAACACGGCCCGTCGGGGGCCGTGCTGGTGTACGAGCGTATCACGGCAGGACAGGTCGACGCCGGTCCATTTCACGCCGCGCGGACGCTCGCCGCGCATTTCACTCCGTTGGCCGCTACGGGGTTGACAGATAGCGTGGTATGGAATACGAGCAGCCGAACACGTCTGAGGTCACCGGGGCTCCGATGCTCTTCACCACTGTGTTCACCCTGCTGTGGCCGGCCCCGGCGGGGACCAGCACCTCCCGGCGGCCGCTTTCCGCGCCGGATTTGTCGCGCACCCGGACGACGCACACGCCGGGCTTGCTGTCGTCGTCCCGCGTGACGTTGATGGTGACTTCCATCGCGTCGTTCGGCAGCTCTTTGAAGCCGATGCGCTCCGCCTCGATCGGGGTGCTGCCGAGATTGAGGTAGTAGATCCAGCCGATCGCGCCGCTCACGACCAGCGCGACGGCCACGAAAAGCCACCTCCGCCAGCGCTTCGACGGCTTGCCCTTGCCCGCGGTGCCGTACCGGTCCGCGGGCCGCGCCGGCACGGCGTCGCCCTCGGCGGTCACGGTCTCCCCGCTCTGCAAATCCGGGCCTCCGGTCAAACTTGTCGTACCCCTGGGGACAATAGGCAGTGCGGCCGGTCCGGGGCACCACCCTGGTCGAGTATCCGCGACCCGTTCCGGCGGCGCGGAGCCGGGGCGGTTTACCGCGGCGCAACCAGGTGTCACGGAATAACAGGACAGGAAAGGGCCGTTCGGACCATGGTGGGAGCCGACGAGCTGACAACAGAAGACCGCAAGCAGCGACTGCGCCTGATGGCGGTGCACGCCCATCCCGACGACGAGTCGAGCAAGGGCGCCGCCACCATGGCCAAATACGTCGCCGACGGGCACGAGGTCATGGTCGTGACCTGCACCGGGGGCGAGGCGGGCAGCATTCTCAACCCGGCGATGGACCGGCCGGACGTGCTGGCGAACATGACCGAGATCCGCCGCGAAGAGATGGCGCGCGCGGCGAAGATCCTCGGCGTGAGCCACCGCTGGCTGGGCTTCATCGACTCCGGGCTGCCCGAGGGCGACCCGCTGCCGCCGGTGCCGGAGGGCTCGTTCGCGGTGATTCCGCTGGAGGAGTCC
Encoded here:
- a CDS encoding MBL fold metallo-hydrolase, yielding MNTRPLCLTCGTQYAAPRADCPICEDERQYVPPGGQQWTDLAALRADADLKPRVEEQGPGLIGVGSDPRFAIGQRALLVRAESGNFLWDCSAYLDDELIGKITELGGITGIAISHPHYYTTMVEWAHAFDVPVYLHENDQQWIGRPDPSIQLWTGTTLDVSPDLQLINLGVHFPGGTVMHWPAGEEGRGALLTGDIVQVIPDRTHVAFMYSYPNLIPERPSVVRHAAELLEPYAFDALYGAWWDAVVRTDAHNVVQRSAKRYLTYVS
- a CDS encoding DUF4307 domain-containing protein; the protein is MTAEGDAVPARPADRYGTAGKGKPSKRWRRWLFVAVALVVSGAIGWIYYLNLGSTPIEAERIGFKELPNDAMEVTINVTRDDDSKPGVCVVRVRDKSGAESGRREVLVPAGAGHSRVNTVVKSIGAPVTSDVFGCSYSIPRYLSTP
- the greA gene encoding transcription elongation factor GreA, with product MVTVSDTKVTWLTQDAYDRLKHELDEMIENRPVIAARINDSREEGDLKENGGYHAAREEQGQAEARIRHLQELLRNAKVGEAPDDDGTAGPGKVLTVKYDGDDEEEKFLLATREEGAEGALDVYSPESPLGKALLGAKEGESREYELPNGKTMKVTLVKAVPYSES